The Streptomyces griseiscabiei genomic sequence GGTGCATGAGGAGGAGCGCCCCGACACCACTGCCGACGCAACGGCCCCCGCGCCGGAGTCGCTCTACAACCCCCGGCTGCACCGCCGTTACCCGATCGTCGACGGCATCCCGCAGCTGCTGCCGTCGTCGGGCGAGCAGGTGACGGAGGACGAACACGAGGCACTGCTCCGGAGGTTGGGCTCATGACCACACTCGCCGCCCGGCTCGCGCCGCTCCTGCCGGACCGGCTGGTCGCCGCGACCGCCCGGTTCGTCTACCCGCGCTTCGAACCCGAGCTGACCCGCCTCGACGA encodes the following:
- a CDS encoding Trm112 family protein, with the translated sequence MNPDDPLLQILACPLDKGPLHLVVHEEERPDTTADATAPAPESLYNPRLHRRYPIVDGIPQLLPSSGEQVTEDEHEALLRRLGS